A region from the Sebastes umbrosus isolate fSebUmb1 chromosome 18, fSebUmb1.pri, whole genome shotgun sequence genome encodes:
- the serpina10a gene encoding serpin peptidase inhibitor, clade A (alpha-1 antiproteinase, antitrypsin), member 10a: MTPFVPVSLIGLVLLSLSSAQTFTPAEEDLTNRNGDFAARLFRAVSSRTDDNVFLSTFTLSNGLLALLSATGGSTRDQLLQGLSLTGLDPETLPDLFQSLRTVVQEGSPAMTLRQGVAVFPPQDFQMLTPYMDLVQTKFGGYAQSLPYTTPQEATDNINRWAREQTGDQVQDLVTNLDPNTKMLLATTAFYQARFAPFFNASLTQEERFFVDKYHVVMVPMMFRADKYFLAYDRLLKAGVLKLPMAGGAAMLVVLPDEDVDIAAVEDEVTGEKIQAWIRQLKRTKLEVQLPRFLLERSYSLRDVLKTLDITQVFQDDADFSNMGASEGLKLTQVYHKSAVTVDESSDNITPGSVFTTLPPRLTINRPFIFIIYQQTSGGVLSMGRVIDPSKK, from the exons ATGACTCCCTTCGTCCCCGTTTCATTGATCGGCCTCGTCCTCCTGAGTCTGTCCTCCGCTCAGACCTTCACCCCCGCGGAGGAGGATCTGACCAATAGGAACGGAGACTTCGCCGCCAGGCTGTTCCGAGCCGTCTCCAGCCGGACCGACGATAACGTCTTCCTGTCTACGTTCACGCTGTCCAACGGGCTGTTGGCGCTGCTGAGCGCCACCGGCGGGTCGACCCGGGACCAGCTGCTGCAGGGACTCAGTCTGACTGGACTGGACCCCGAGACCCTCCCAG ATCTGTTTCAGAGTCTGAGGACCGTCGTCCAAGAAGGGAGCCCAGCTATGACCCTGAGGCAGGGAGTGGCCGTCTTCCCCCCCCAGGACTTTCAGATGTTGACGCCCTACATGGACCTGGTTCAGACGAAGTTCGGGGGGTACGCTCAGAGTCTGCCCTACACGACGCCACAGGAAGCAACCGACAACATCAACCGCTGGGCCCGGGAGCAGACCGGAGACCAGGTCCAGGATCTGGTGACCAACCTGGACCCCAACACCAAGATGCTGCTCGCCACCACCGCCTTCTACCAGG CCCGGTTCGCTCCGTTCTTTAACGCGTCCTTGACTCAGGAAGAGCGTTTCTTCGTGGACAAATATCATGTCGTCATGGTTCCCATGATGTTCAGGGCCGATAAGTACTTCCTGGCGTACGACCGCTTGCTGAAGGCCGGCGTGTTGAAGCTGCCGATGGCGGGCGGGGCAGCCATGTTGGTAGTGCTGCCTGATGAAGACGTGGACATAGCCGCGGTTGAAGATGAAGTGACCGGAGAGAAGATCCAGGCCTGGATCAGACAGCTCAAGAGGAC GAAGTTGGAGGTGCAGCTTCCTCGTTTCCTGTTGGAGCGTTCCTACTCTCTGCGTGACGTCCTGAAGACTCTCGACATCACTCAGGTGTTTCAAGACGACGCAGACTTCAGCAACATGGGTGCATCTGAGGGACTCAAACTCACACAG GTTTATCATAAATCTGCCGTGACCGTCGACGAGAGCAGCGATAACATCACTCCAGGCAGCGTCTTCACCACTCTTCCTCCTCGACTGACCATCAACAGacccttcatcttcatcatctacCAGCAGACGAGCGGCGGCGTGCTGTCGATGGGCCGAGTCATCGACCCCTCCAAGAAgtaa
- the xrcc3 gene encoding DNA repair protein XRCC3 yields the protein MDWDQLELNPRIITAVRRAKLKSVRDVLCLSGPDLQRLTGLSRSDVQQLLTAAATICRRHPPIPALQLHREECRRFESGPRLSVGCPILDELLRGGLPVGGITELSGESGAGKTQLALQLCLSVQYPTQYRGLNSGAVYICTEDSFPIKRLQQLIRDQSCLRSDVPPSLISSLQFSDHIYIEHAADLDSLQACLSRRVPLLLARGLVRLLVVDSVAALFRCEFQASDWLERTKQLLSFSSKLHQLSLEFTTPVLCINQVTDVFSSSDDTLGPLSSNVSPALGLAWANQVMVRLMMRRLQGTVAHGDQSSALRRLEVVFAPHLARNGRDVAIWREGVRGVTSSDGETKHTDVYNEVCERH from the exons ATGGACTGGGACCAGCTGGAGCTCAACCCGAGGATCATAACAGCCGTGAGGAGAG CTAAACTGAAGTCCGTCAGGGACGTGTTGTGTCTTTCTGGTCCGGACCTGCAGAGACTCACCGGTCTGTCCCGCTCTGATGTCCAGCAGCTGCtcaccgccgccgccaccatCTGCAGACGACACCCTCCAATCCCAG CCCTCCAGCTCCATCGTGAAGAGTGTCGCAGGTTCGAGTCCGGCCCCAGACTCAGCGTTGGATGTCCCATACTGGATGAGCTGCTGAGGGGGGGTCTACCCGTGGGGGGCATCACCGAGCTGTCAGGAGAGAGCGGAGCGGGAAAGACTCAGCTGGCTCTGCAGCTCTGCCTGTCTGTACAGTACCCAACACAGTACAGAGGACTGAACTCAG gagcGGTGTACATCTGCACCGAGGACTCGTTTCCCATCAAACGACTgcagcagctgatcagagaTCAGTCCTGTCTGCGCTCTGACGTCCCTCCATCACTGATCAGCAGCCTACAGTTCAGTGACCACATCTACATCGAACACGCCGCTGACCTG GACTCCCTGCAAGCGTGTCTGTCTCGCCGCGTCCCCCTGCTGCTCGCTCGGGGTCTGGTCCGGCTCCTGGTGGTGGACTCGGTGGCAGCTCTGTTCAGGTGTGAGTTCCAggcttctgattggctggagagGACCAAACAGCTGCTCAGCTTCTCCTCCAAACTGCACCAGCTGAGCCTGGAGTTCACCACACCTGTCCTCTGTATCAACCAG gtgaCGGATGTTTTCAGCAGCTCAGATGACACTTTGGg CCCACTGTCCTCCAACGTGTCGCCGGCTCTCGGGTTAGCCTGGGCCAATCAGGTGATGGTCCGGCTGATGATGCGGCGTCTCCAGGGAACTGTTGCCCATGGCGACCAGAGCAGCGCCCTCCGCAGGCTGGAAGTGGTGTTCGCTCCTCACCTGGCCCGAAACGGGCGAGACGTCGCCATCTGGAGGGAGGGAGTCCGAGGAGTGACGAGCTCTGACggagaaacaaaacacacagatgtaTATAATGAAGTGTGTGAGagacattaa